In Mycobacterium sp. JS623, one genomic interval encodes:
- the rsmA gene encoding 16S rRNA (adenine(1518)-N(6)/adenine(1519)-N(6))-dimethyltransferase RsmA, translating into MTIRLLGRTEIRHLAKEIDFRPRKSFGQNFVHDANTVRRIVSASGVNRHDHVLEVGPGLGSLTLALLDRGARVTAVEIDPVLARQLPKTIADHSHSEINRLTVINRDILTLNRPDVEDQPTALVANLPYNVAVPALLHLLAEFPSIRTVMVMVQAEVAERLAAEPGGKDYGVPSVKVRFFGNVRRYGMVSPTVFWPIPRVYSGLVRIDRHEASPWLTDAEFRSRVFQLIDVAFAQRRKTSRNAFAEWAGSGNESARRLLAASIDPSRRGETLAVADFVRLLERSGEWEATPAAPPVPQPAVPQPAVAQPAVTQPAEPQPQTQEQPAQQPHFRAI; encoded by the coding sequence CTGACTATTCGACTCCTCGGGCGGACCGAGATACGACACCTGGCGAAAGAGATCGACTTCAGGCCCCGAAAGTCTTTCGGCCAGAATTTCGTCCATGACGCGAACACCGTTCGCCGTATCGTTTCGGCCTCCGGTGTCAATCGTCACGACCATGTCCTCGAGGTCGGTCCCGGCCTTGGCTCGTTGACGCTGGCCCTGCTCGACAGGGGCGCCAGGGTGACCGCCGTCGAGATCGATCCTGTGCTGGCGCGGCAGCTTCCGAAGACCATCGCCGACCATTCGCACAGCGAGATCAACCGGCTGACGGTAATAAACCGCGACATCCTGACCCTGAACCGGCCAGACGTTGAAGACCAGCCCACCGCGCTGGTGGCCAATCTGCCGTACAACGTCGCCGTTCCGGCGCTGCTGCATCTGCTCGCCGAATTCCCGTCGATTCGCACGGTGATGGTGATGGTGCAGGCCGAGGTTGCCGAGCGACTGGCCGCCGAACCCGGTGGCAAGGACTACGGCGTGCCCAGCGTGAAGGTTCGGTTCTTCGGCAATGTGCGGCGCTACGGCATGGTCTCGCCGACGGTGTTCTGGCCGATTCCCCGGGTGTACTCCGGGCTGGTGCGCATCGATCGCCATGAAGCCTCGCCGTGGCTGACCGACGCCGAATTCCGTAGTCGGGTGTTCCAGTTGATCGACGTCGCGTTCGCGCAGCGTCGCAAGACGTCGCGTAACGCGTTCGCCGAATGGGCGGGCTCCGGCAATGAGTCGGCCCGCAGGCTCCTGGCCGCCAGCATCGACCCGTCCCGCCGTGGTGAGACGTTGGCCGTGGCGGACTTCGTCCGGCTGCTGGAGCGCTCCGGCGAGTGGGAGGCCACCCCCGCCGCCCCTCCCGTGCCGCAGCCAGCCGTGCCGCAGCCAGCCGTCGCGCAGCCAGCCGTCACGCAGCCAGCCGAGCCGCAGCCGCAGACCCAGGAGCAGCCGGCGCAGCAGCCGCACTTCCGCGCGATCTAG
- a CDS encoding TatD family hydrolase, with protein MSSSRPAPPAPEPLSPLIDAHTHLDACGATDAASVTAIVDRAAEVGVQAVVTIADDLESARWVTEAADADPRVYAAVALHPTRASALTDDAKAVIERLAQHPRVVAIGETGMDMYWPGKLDGCAEPAAQRDAFAWHIDLAKRTGKPLMIHNRDADKEVLDVLTAEGAPDTVIFHCFSSDAAMARTCVANGWLLSLSGTVSFKNAKALREAARLIPPEQLLVETDAPFLTPHPYRGAPNEPYCLPYTVRALAEVVDRPAEEVAQASTATATRAYGLASCRP; from the coding sequence GTGAGCTCGAGTCGCCCGGCGCCGCCCGCCCCGGAGCCGCTCAGTCCCTTGATTGACGCACATACCCACCTCGATGCCTGCGGTGCAACCGACGCTGCCAGCGTGACAGCGATCGTCGACCGCGCGGCCGAAGTCGGCGTCCAGGCTGTCGTCACCATCGCCGACGACCTGGAGTCCGCGCGGTGGGTGACCGAGGCCGCAGACGCCGACCCCCGCGTCTACGCCGCCGTCGCACTGCATCCGACGCGCGCCAGCGCGCTCACTGACGACGCCAAAGCCGTCATCGAGCGGCTGGCGCAGCATCCGCGCGTCGTCGCGATCGGCGAGACCGGCATGGACATGTACTGGCCGGGCAAGCTCGACGGCTGCGCCGAACCCGCCGCCCAACGCGACGCCTTCGCCTGGCACATCGACCTCGCCAAGCGCACCGGCAAGCCGCTGATGATCCACAACCGCGACGCCGACAAAGAAGTCCTCGACGTCCTCACCGCCGAGGGCGCGCCAGACACGGTGATCTTCCACTGCTTCTCCTCGGACGCGGCCATGGCGCGTACGTGCGTGGCCAACGGCTGGCTGCTCAGCCTGTCCGGCACCGTCAGCTTCAAAAACGCGAAGGCGCTGCGGGAAGCCGCCCGCCTGATCCCGCCTGAGCAGCTGCTCGTCGAGACCGATGCGCCGTTTTTGACCCCGCACCCGTATCGTGGGGCCCCGAACGAGCCGTACTGCCTGCCCTACACAGTGAGGGCGCTCGCCGAAGTCGTCGATCGCCCGGCAGAAGAAGTTGCCCAGGCAAGTACCGCCACCGCCACGCGGGCCTATGGGCTGGCGAGTTGCCGCCCCTAG
- a CDS encoding fatty acyl-AMP ligase yields the protein MSRFTEKMYRNARESKRGMVTGEPHEPVRHTWGEVHERARCIAGGLAVAGIGLGDAVGVLAGFPVEIAPTAQGLWMRGASLTMLHQPTPRTDLVIWAEDTMTVIGMIEAKAVIVSEPFLVAIPVLEEKGIKVLKVSDLLAADPIDPVEVGEDDLALMQLTSGSTGSPKAVQITHRNIHSNAEAMFIGAEYDVDKDVMVSWLPCFHDMGMVGFLTIPMYFGAELVKVTPMDFLRDTLLWAKLIDKYKGTMTAAPNFAYALFAKRLRKQAEPGQFDLSTLRFALSGAEPVEPADVEDLLDAGKPFGLRPDCILPAYGMAETTLAVSFSPCNAGLVVDEVDADLLAALRRAVPATKGNTRRLASLGPLLKDLEARIIDEHGNVMPPRGVGVIELRGESLTPGYLTMGGFIPAQDEHGWYDTGDLGYITEEGNIIVCGRVKDVIIMAGRNIYPTDIERAAGRVEGVRPGCAVAVRLDAGHSRETFAVAVESNAWQDPVEVRRIEHQVAHEVVGEVDVRPRNVVVLGPGTIPKTPSGKLRRSNSVSLVT from the coding sequence GTGAGCAGATTCACCGAGAAGATGTACCGCAACGCCCGCGAAAGCAAGCGCGGCATGGTCACCGGTGAACCCCACGAGCCCGTCCGCCATACCTGGGGCGAGGTGCACGAGCGCGCGCGCTGTATCGCGGGTGGCCTGGCCGTCGCGGGCATCGGCCTCGGCGACGCGGTTGGCGTGCTGGCCGGCTTCCCGGTCGAGATCGCGCCGACGGCGCAGGGCCTGTGGATGCGTGGCGCCAGCCTGACCATGCTGCACCAGCCGACGCCCCGTACCGACCTGGTGATCTGGGCCGAGGACACGATGACCGTCATCGGCATGATCGAGGCCAAGGCCGTCATCGTCTCCGAGCCGTTCCTGGTCGCCATCCCGGTGCTAGAAGAGAAGGGCATCAAGGTCCTCAAGGTTTCCGACCTGCTCGCGGCTGATCCGATCGACCCGGTCGAGGTCGGCGAGGATGATCTGGCGCTGATGCAGCTGACGTCCGGTTCGACCGGCTCGCCGAAGGCCGTGCAGATCACGCACCGCAACATCCACTCCAACGCCGAGGCGATGTTCATCGGCGCCGAGTACGACGTCGATAAGGACGTCATGGTCAGCTGGCTGCCCTGCTTCCACGACATGGGCATGGTCGGCTTCCTGACCATCCCGATGTACTTCGGTGCCGAGCTGGTCAAGGTCACTCCGATGGACTTCCTGCGCGACACCCTGCTGTGGGCCAAGCTCATCGACAAGTACAAGGGCACCATGACCGCGGCGCCGAACTTCGCGTACGCGTTGTTCGCCAAGCGGCTGCGTAAGCAGGCCGAGCCGGGTCAGTTCGACCTGTCGACGCTGCGATTCGCGCTGTCGGGCGCCGAGCCCGTCGAGCCGGCCGACGTCGAGGACCTGCTGGACGCGGGCAAGCCATTCGGCCTGCGACCCGATTGCATTCTTCCGGCCTACGGCATGGCCGAGACGACGCTGGCGGTGTCGTTCTCCCCGTGCAACGCCGGTCTGGTGGTCGACGAGGTCGACGCCGACCTGCTGGCCGCGCTGCGGCGCGCCGTGCCCGCCACCAAGGGCAACACCCGCCGGCTGGCCTCGCTCGGCCCGCTGCTCAAGGACCTCGAGGCCCGCATCATCGACGAGCACGGCAACGTCATGCCGCCGCGCGGTGTCGGCGTCATCGAGCTGCGCGGTGAGTCGCTGACGCCCGGCTACCTGACCATGGGTGGCTTCATTCCGGCGCAGGACGAGCACGGCTGGTACGACACCGGCGACCTCGGCTACATCACCGAAGAGGGCAACATCATCGTGTGCGGCCGCGTCAAGGACGTCATCATCATGGCTGGCCGCAACATCTACCCGACCGACATCGAGCGGGCCGCTGGCCGCGTCGAAGGCGTTCGGCCGGGCTGCGCCGTCGCGGTGCGACTGGATGCCGGGCACTCACGCGAGACGTTCGCCGTCGCAGTCGAGTCCAACGCCTGGCAGGACCCGGTCGAGGTGCGTCGCATCGAGCATCAGGTCGCGCATGAGGTCGTCGGCGAGGTCGACGTGCGGCCGCGCAACGTCGTCGTGCTGGGACCGGGCACCATTCCGAAGACGCCGTCGGGCAAGCTGCGCCGGTCCAACTCGGTCTCCCTCGTCACCTAG
- a CDS encoding resuscitation-promoting factor, whose product MNTLNKLHEARSPMLRLLVGAMLLALTFAGGYAVAAHKTVKLTVDGSEMTVATMKSRVIDVVKENGFDVGERDDLYPAANDSVHQSDSIVLRRSRPLQISLDGENSRQVWTTASTVDEALAQLRMSDKAPAAASRGSRVPLAGMSLPVVSAKTVQLNDAGVIRTVRLAAPNVAALLEAAGVPLQQNDAVVPDAWAPIVDNMQIQVTRIRIDKVTERMPLPPDNKQIPDPALNMSRQVVEDPGTPGTQDVTFAVASVNGVETGRLPVANVVVNPARDGVLRIGAKPGTEVPPVTNGAVWDSLSRCEAGGNWAINTGNGFYGGVQFDQNTWERQGGLRYAPRADLATREEQIAIAEVTRARQGWGAWPVCSGRIGAR is encoded by the coding sequence TTGAATACTCTGAATAAGCTTCACGAAGCGCGCTCGCCGATGCTCCGCCTGTTGGTTGGTGCGATGTTGCTCGCACTCACCTTCGCCGGCGGGTACGCCGTCGCCGCGCACAAGACTGTCAAGCTGACCGTCGACGGTTCTGAGATGACGGTTGCCACGATGAAGTCGCGCGTGATCGATGTCGTCAAGGAGAACGGCTTCGACGTCGGCGAGCGCGATGACCTTTATCCGGCGGCCAACGACTCAGTGCATCAGTCCGATTCCATCGTGCTCCGGCGCAGCAGGCCGCTGCAGATCTCGCTCGACGGCGAGAACAGCAGGCAGGTCTGGACGACCGCCTCGACGGTCGACGAGGCGCTGGCGCAGCTGCGCATGAGCGACAAGGCTCCGGCCGCCGCGTCCCGCGGCAGTCGCGTCCCGCTGGCCGGCATGTCACTGCCCGTGGTGAGCGCAAAAACGGTGCAGCTCAACGACGCTGGCGTGATCCGCACCGTGCGCCTGGCCGCGCCCAACGTCGCGGCTCTGCTCGAAGCGGCGGGTGTGCCGCTGCAGCAGAACGATGCCGTCGTACCCGATGCGTGGGCGCCGATCGTCGACAATATGCAAATTCAGGTGACCCGCATCCGCATCGACAAAGTCACCGAGCGCATGCCCCTGCCACCCGACAACAAGCAGATTCCGGACCCCGCGCTGAACATGAGCCGCCAGGTCGTCGAGGACCCCGGCACCCCAGGCACACAGGACGTCACCTTCGCCGTTGCTTCCGTCAACGGAGTGGAGACCGGCAGGTTGCCAGTAGCCAATGTCGTTGTGAATCCAGCCCGCGACGGAGTGCTTCGCATTGGCGCGAAGCCGGGCACAGAAGTTCCTCCGGTAACTAACGGAGCTGTCTGGGACTCGCTGTCTCGGTGCGAAGCCGGAGGTAATTGGGCCATCAACACAGGCAACGGATTTTACGGTGGCGTTCAATTCGATCAAAACACCTGGGAACGACAGGGGGGTCTGAGGTATGCTCCGAGGGCGGATCTGGCTACCAGAGAAGAGCAGATCGCGATTGCTGAGGTCACTCGGGCGCGACAAGGTTGGGGCGCGTGGCCCGTGTGTAGCGGGAGGATTGGAGCGCGCTGA
- a CDS encoding lipase maturation factor family protein — protein sequence MDAEWFVAPEYWLARQILQRGAAVIYLIAFVAAARQFRALIGERGMLPVPAFVARVRLRAAPSIFHLHYSDRFFAAVSWFGAALSAAIVVGLIDLVPLWTSMAIWLLLWVLYLSIVNVGQRWYGFGWESLLLEAGFIAIFLGNDETAPPLPAILLAIWLVFRVEFGAGLIKLRGDPCWRDLTCLYYHHETQPMPGPLSWFFHHLPKPLHRVEVAGNHFAQLVVPFALFAPQPIASVAAAIVIVTQLWLVLSGNFAWLNWVTIILAFCAIDHASFAAVLPVPEPPALSNPPLWFASFVMVFAAVCVVLSYWPVRNMISSHQRMNAAFNPFHLMNTYGAFGSIGRERLEVVIEGTDDAAITEQTVWKEYGFKGKPGDPHRLPRQWAPYHLRLDWLMWFAALTPAYARDWLGPFVIRLLRNDAPTLRLLRHNPFPQAPPQYVRAQLYQYRFTTWHELRHEKMWWHRTLVGEYLPPVALGKSPRATAK from the coding sequence ATGGACGCGGAATGGTTCGTAGCACCCGAGTATTGGCTGGCTAGGCAGATCCTGCAGCGGGGCGCCGCGGTGATCTATCTGATCGCCTTCGTCGCCGCTGCTCGACAATTCCGGGCGCTCATCGGTGAGCGGGGAATGCTGCCGGTGCCGGCGTTCGTGGCGCGGGTACGGTTGCGGGCTGCCCCGAGCATCTTTCACCTGCACTACTCCGACCGATTCTTCGCTGCTGTCAGCTGGTTCGGTGCGGCATTGTCTGCGGCCATCGTCGTCGGCCTGATCGATCTTGTTCCGCTCTGGACCTCGATGGCGATCTGGCTGCTGCTCTGGGTGCTGTATCTGTCGATCGTCAACGTCGGCCAGCGCTGGTACGGATTCGGTTGGGAGTCCTTGCTTTTGGAGGCCGGCTTCATCGCGATCTTCCTCGGCAACGACGAGACCGCGCCGCCGCTGCCGGCAATACTGCTCGCGATCTGGCTGGTGTTCCGCGTCGAGTTTGGCGCGGGTTTGATCAAGCTGCGCGGCGACCCGTGCTGGCGCGACCTGACCTGCCTGTACTACCACCACGAAACCCAACCGATGCCGGGGCCGCTGAGCTGGTTCTTCCATCACCTGCCCAAGCCGCTGCACCGGGTGGAGGTGGCAGGCAACCATTTCGCGCAGCTTGTCGTGCCCTTCGCGTTGTTCGCCCCGCAGCCGATAGCGAGCGTGGCCGCCGCCATCGTGATCGTCACCCAGCTGTGGCTGGTGCTCTCCGGCAATTTCGCCTGGTTGAACTGGGTCACGATCATCCTGGCCTTCTGCGCGATCGACCACGCATCGTTCGCGGCGGTACTCCCGGTGCCAGAGCCACCGGCGCTGTCCAACCCGCCGCTGTGGTTCGCGAGCTTCGTGATGGTGTTCGCAGCGGTGTGCGTGGTGTTGAGTTATTGGCCGGTGCGCAACATGATCTCAAGCCACCAACGCATGAACGCGGCGTTCAACCCGTTCCACCTGATGAACACCTACGGTGCCTTCGGCAGCATCGGTCGCGAGCGGCTCGAGGTGGTGATCGAAGGCACCGACGACGCAGCGATCACCGAGCAGACGGTGTGGAAGGAATACGGCTTCAAAGGCAAACCCGGTGACCCGCACCGGCTGCCGCGCCAATGGGCGCCCTACCATTTAAGACTGGACTGGCTGATGTGGTTCGCCGCGCTGACACCGGCCTATGCGCGGGATTGGCTGGGCCCCTTCGTGATTCGGCTGTTGCGCAACGATGCCCCCACGCTGCGCCTGCTTCGGCACAACCCGTTCCCCCAGGCACCGCCGCAGTATGTGCGGGCGCAGCTGTATCAGTACCGGTTCACCACGTGGCACGAGTTGCGGCACGAAAAGATGTGGTGGCATCGCACGCTCGTTGGCGAATATCTGCCGCCCGTCGCGCTCGGGAAATCTCCGCGAGCGACCGCAAAATGA
- a CDS encoding serine/threonine-protein kinase: MVSLGGWYERYVVDATLGHGGYATVYLAHDAVDRNRRVALKILDDFHCEPAQIARLQREFDFAHQLDHPHIIKVYECGEGWLAMELVEGGTATELQGLPDRLAALAQIADALDYAHRLGIVHCDVKPSNILASLPFSKRGAVLIDFGVARAVAEDVGRRPTHVEASLPYSAPELLRGQPPSAATDEYALACTAFELITGSPPFTAATSIDLMDEQLHKQPPTLSRKIEWLPHAFDSIMSKALAKTPDNRYDSCAEFIALITRALR, encoded by the coding sequence GTGGTGTCACTCGGCGGCTGGTATGAGCGCTATGTCGTCGACGCCACGCTCGGTCACGGCGGCTATGCGACGGTGTATCTGGCGCATGACGCCGTGGACAGGAATCGCCGTGTGGCGCTGAAGATTCTCGACGATTTTCACTGCGAACCGGCCCAGATCGCCCGGCTACAGCGAGAATTCGACTTCGCACACCAGCTCGACCACCCCCACATCATCAAGGTGTACGAGTGCGGCGAGGGTTGGCTGGCAATGGAATTGGTCGAAGGCGGCACGGCGACCGAGTTGCAGGGCCTGCCGGACCGGCTGGCGGCGCTGGCACAGATTGCCGACGCGTTGGACTACGCCCACCGGCTTGGCATCGTGCACTGCGACGTCAAGCCGTCCAATATTCTTGCATCGCTGCCCTTTTCGAAGCGTGGCGCCGTTCTGATTGACTTCGGCGTCGCTCGCGCGGTGGCCGAAGACGTTGGCCGCAGGCCAACACACGTTGAGGCGTCGCTGCCCTACTCGGCGCCCGAACTGCTGCGCGGACAGCCGCCGTCGGCAGCAACCGATGAATACGCGTTGGCATGTACCGCCTTCGAGTTGATCACCGGCTCACCGCCTTTCACCGCTGCCACGTCGATCGACCTGATGGACGAGCAACTGCATAAGCAACCGCCGACGTTGTCGCGCAAAATCGAGTGGCTGCCGCACGCCTTCGACTCGATCATGAGCAAAGCGTTGGCGAAGACCCCAGACAACAGGTATGACTCCTGCGCGGAGTTCATCGCGTTGATCACCCGCGCGCTGCGCTAG
- a CDS encoding daunorubicin resistance protein DrrA family ABC transporter ATP-binding protein: MTPAIEAIDLVKRFGENTAVDGVSFAVPPGTVLGLLGPNGAGKTTTVRMMTTLTPPTSGAARVAGYDVVREPDKVRRSMGLTGQVATVDELLTGRENIRMIGGLYGIRRKELARLGDQLLEQFLIADASDRVVKSYSGGMRRRLDLAVSLLASPPVLFLDEPTTGLDPRSRSDLWEVLRGLVQGGTTLLLTTQYLEEADQLADNIVVIDKGRIIAEGSPLQLKDQAGKASLVVTVSDADDLPAAQALLGKTGAEVFVDTGARRLTAAADGLADMIQVAGWLRDSDIDVDDIGLSRPSLDDVFLSLTGHRTEEEEVDA, translated from the coding sequence ATGACACCCGCGATCGAGGCCATTGACTTGGTCAAGAGATTCGGCGAAAACACCGCCGTCGACGGTGTCAGCTTCGCGGTTCCACCGGGCACTGTGCTCGGCCTGCTGGGGCCCAACGGCGCGGGCAAGACGACCACGGTGCGGATGATGACGACCCTGACGCCGCCGACCAGCGGCGCCGCCCGGGTCGCGGGCTATGACGTCGTGCGCGAGCCGGACAAAGTGCGCCGCAGCATGGGCCTGACGGGTCAGGTCGCCACCGTCGACGAACTGCTCACCGGCCGCGAGAACATCCGGATGATCGGCGGGTTGTACGGCATTCGGCGCAAGGAGTTGGCGCGACTGGGAGACCAACTGCTGGAACAGTTTTTGATCGCCGACGCTTCCGACCGCGTGGTCAAGTCGTATTCCGGCGGCATGCGTAGGCGGCTCGACCTTGCCGTCAGCCTGCTGGCGTCGCCGCCGGTGTTGTTTCTCGACGAGCCGACCACCGGGTTGGATCCCCGCAGCCGCAGTGACTTGTGGGAGGTGTTGCGTGGCCTCGTTCAGGGTGGCACGACGCTCCTGCTGACCACGCAGTATCTCGAGGAAGCCGATCAGCTCGCCGACAACATCGTGGTGATCGACAAGGGCCGCATCATCGCCGAGGGTTCGCCGTTGCAGCTCAAGGATCAGGCGGGCAAGGCGAGCCTGGTGGTCACGGTTTCGGACGCCGACGATCTGCCGGCTGCACAGGCGTTGCTGGGCAAGACGGGTGCCGAGGTGTTCGTCGACACGGGTGCCCGCCGGCTCACCGCAGCGGCCGACGGCCTGGCAGACATGATCCAGGTCGCGGGGTGGCTGCGCGACAGTGACATCGATGTCGACGACATAGGCCTGTCCCGGCCCAGCCTCGATGACGTGTTCTTGTCGCTCACCGGACACCGCACCGAAGAGGAAGAGGTAGACGCATGA
- a CDS encoding 4-(cytidine 5'-diphospho)-2-C-methyl-D-erythritol kinase — protein MSASDGSAASEWVPTGSVTVRVPGKVNLYLAVGDRRDDGYHELTTVFHAVSLLDEVTVSTADVLSLEMAGEGVESLPTDERNLAWRAAELMAEHVGRAPDVAISIEKSIPVAGGMAGGSADAAAVLVAMNTLWELGVPRRDLHALAAQLGSDVPFALHGGTALGTGRGEELTTVLARSTFHWVLAFADGGLSTPAVFTEIDRLRDTAGAGRDAPPRLEDPEPVLAALASGDPAELAPLLGNDLQAAAVSLDPGLRRTLRAGTDAGALAGIVSGSGPTCAFLCTSASAAVDVGAELSGRGVCRTVRVASGPVHGARVVPTPSTSV, from the coding sequence GTGTCTGCCTCCGACGGAAGCGCCGCCTCCGAGTGGGTCCCCACTGGGTCGGTCACCGTGCGAGTGCCGGGCAAGGTCAACCTGTATCTGGCCGTCGGTGACCGCCGCGACGACGGCTACCACGAGCTGACGACCGTCTTTCATGCCGTCTCGCTGCTCGACGAGGTCACCGTGAGCACCGCCGACGTGTTGTCGCTGGAGATGGCGGGCGAGGGTGTGGAGTCGCTGCCGACCGACGAGCGCAACCTGGCCTGGCGCGCCGCTGAGCTGATGGCCGAGCACGTCGGACGAGCGCCCGACGTCGCGATCTCGATCGAGAAGTCGATCCCGGTCGCGGGCGGGATGGCGGGTGGCAGCGCCGACGCGGCGGCCGTGCTGGTCGCGATGAACACGTTGTGGGAGCTCGGCGTGCCGCGTCGCGACCTGCACGCGCTGGCCGCGCAGCTCGGCAGCGATGTCCCGTTCGCCTTGCACGGCGGTACCGCGCTGGGCACCGGCCGCGGCGAGGAGCTCACAACGGTCCTCGCCCGCAGTACCTTCCACTGGGTGTTGGCCTTCGCCGACGGCGGCCTGTCGACCCCCGCGGTGTTCACAGAGATCGACCGCTTACGGGACACCGCGGGCGCCGGGCGAGATGCGCCGCCGCGGCTCGAGGACCCGGAGCCGGTGCTGGCCGCGCTGGCGTCGGGCGACCCTGCCGAGCTGGCCCCGCTGCTGGGCAACGACCTGCAGGCCGCGGCCGTCAGCCTCGACCCCGGGCTGCGGCGCACGCTTCGCGCGGGCACCGACGCGGGTGCCCTGGCGGGGATCGTGTCGGGGTCCGGCCCGACGTGCGCGTTCCTCTGCACCTCGGCATCCGCGGCGGTCGACGTCGGGGCGGAGCTCTCGGGCAGAGGGGTGTGCCGCACGGTGCGAGTGGCCAGCGGACCTGTGCACGGCGCACGCGTGGTGCCGACTCCGTCGACATCGGTTTGA